From Drosophila virilis strain 15010-1051.87 chromosome X, Dvir_AGI_RSII-ME, whole genome shotgun sequence, the proteins below share one genomic window:
- the dyw gene encoding circadian clock-controlled protein daywake: MYNWRSHTWMAIAIALGHIAAGGGDPLPDKLQRCRVDDEACILRQTQTYVRLYKNGIPERNVPSIDPFQLGTLSINSGGDTDSVQFNLIMSNTTLHNFADTVIFKSAKGFTKDLNKPLKLLWSVTLPAVELRADYEVEGKILILPIVSHGKLVIKLNEMQSRSRIRATPEKRADGHTYLKVTEYKSVGKVASGHFNLTNLFNDNAELRDSTLKVLNDEWDALSADIQPKITEASDRFLSVALQKLLDTLPYDEFFKD; this comes from the exons ATGTATAACTGGAGAAGTCATACCTGGATGGCCATAGCAATTGCTCTGGGCCATATTGCTGCCGGTGGCGGCGATCCATTGC CCGATAAGCTGCAGCGCTGCCGCGTGGACGATGAGGCGTGTATTTTGCGGCAAACGCAGACCTATGTGCGTCTCTACAAGAATGGGATACCCGAGCGGAATGTGCCCAGCATTGATCCCTTCCAGCTGGGCACGCTGAGCATCAATAGCGGCGGTGACACCGATTCCGTGCAGTTCAATCTGATCATGAGCAACACCACTTTGCACAATTTTGCCGATACTGTGATTTTCAAGAGCGCCAAGGGCTTTACCAAGGATCTGAACAAGCCCCTAAAGCTGCTCTGGAGCGTCACCCTGCCGGCCGTCGAGTTGCGTGCCGATTATGAGGTTGAGGGCAAAATCCTGATTCTGCCCATCGTTAGCCATGGTAAACTTGTCATCAAGCTGAACGAGATGCAGTCCAGGTCGCGCATTCGTGCCACACCCGAGAAACGAGCCGATGGACACACCTATCTGAAGGTCACCGAATACAAGTCGGTCGGCAAAGTGGCCTC TGGACACTTTAATTTGACCAATCTGTTCAACGACAATGCTGAACTGCGGGACAGCACACTGAAGGTGCTCAACGACGAGTGGGATGCTCTTTCAGCGGACATACAGCCCAAGATAACGGAGGCCTCGGATCGTTTCCTTTCAGTAGCATTGCAAAAACTCTTGGACACTTTGCCATATGATGAATTCTTTAAAGACTAA